Proteins from one Xenorhabdus griffiniae genomic window:
- the fkpB gene encoding FKBP-type peptidyl-prolyl cis-trans isomerase encodes MSMQVQTHSAVLLHFTLKLDDGSTADSTYNQGKPALFRLGNGSLSAPLEEQLLGLKVGDKHQFTLAGETIFGKHNPDLIQYFTPRDFSDAGVPEVGTIMLFTAMNGSEMPGFIKEVAEGSITVDFNHPLAEQNITFEIEVLEIDPQLEETHANIAG; translated from the coding sequence ATGTCAATGCAGGTGCAAACGCACAGTGCAGTTTTATTACATTTCACCTTAAAGCTGGATGATGGCTCTACAGCGGACTCAACTTACAACCAAGGTAAACCCGCATTATTCCGCCTCGGTAATGGTAGTCTCTCAGCCCCACTGGAAGAGCAGCTTCTTGGTTTGAAAGTCGGTGATAAACATCAATTTACTCTGGCTGGAGAAACCATTTTTGGCAAACACAATCCTGATTTAATCCAATATTTCACTCCTCGTGATTTTTCCGATGCCGGTGTGCCAGAAGTGGGAACCATCATGTTATTTACCGCCATGAACGGCAGTGAAATGCCTGGATTTATCAAAGAAGTGGCTGAAGGTTCCATTACTGTTGATTTTAACCATCCACTGGCTGAACAAAACATCACTTTTGAGATTGAAGTGTTGGAAATTGACCCTCAGTTGGAGGAAACCCATGCAAATATTGCTGGCTAA
- the lspA gene encoding signal peptidase II, producing the protein MSKPICSTGLRWLWLVVVVLILDLGSKHLVLQHFTLYESMPLIPYFNLTYAQNLGAAFSFLADKGGWQRWFFALVAVVITVVLLVMMYRSHARQKLSNIAYALVIGGALGNLFDRLVHGFVVDFIDFYVGEWHWPTFNIADSAICIGAALIIIESFISPDDKDKQAVSKT; encoded by the coding sequence ATGAGTAAACCCATTTGTTCCACCGGACTTCGCTGGCTTTGGCTGGTTGTTGTGGTATTAATACTGGATTTGGGAAGCAAGCATTTAGTGTTGCAGCATTTTACGCTGTACGAATCCATGCCATTGATACCTTATTTCAATCTGACTTACGCCCAGAATTTAGGGGCGGCCTTTAGTTTTCTGGCCGATAAGGGCGGCTGGCAGCGTTGGTTCTTTGCATTGGTCGCCGTTGTCATCACGGTTGTACTGCTGGTAATGATGTATCGTTCCCATGCCAGGCAAAAACTGAGCAATATTGCCTACGCTTTAGTGATTGGTGGCGCTTTGGGAAATTTGTTCGATAGGCTGGTACATGGCTTTGTTGTCGATTTTATCGACTTTTATGTCGGAGAATGGCACTGGCCTACCTTTAATATTGCTGATTCTGCAATTTGCATCGGGGCTGCTCTCATTATCATTGAGAGCTTTATCAGCCCTGATGACAAGGACAAACAAGCAGTCTCGAAAACTTAG
- the ispH gene encoding 4-hydroxy-3-methylbut-2-enyl diphosphate reductase — MQILLANPRGFCAGVDRAISIVERALELYGAPIYVRHEVVHNRYVVDNLRKRGAIFIEEISEVPDGAILIFSAHGVSQAIRAEARSRNLTMLFDATCPLVTKVHMEVARASRKGKEAILIGHAGHPEVEGTMGQYNNPNGGMYLVESPEDVWKLQVKDENNLCFMTQTTLSVDDTSEVIDALNAKFPNIIGPRKDDICYATTNRQEAVRDLALGADVVLVVGSKNSSNSNRLAELAQRVGKPAYLIDSAEDIQAEWITGVNAVGVTAGASAPDILVQQVIERLKTFGAETVNELHGREENIVFEVPKELRVEVKEVN; from the coding sequence ATGCAAATATTGCTGGCTAACCCTCGTGGTTTCTGTGCGGGTGTTGATCGTGCTATCAGCATCGTAGAGCGTGCACTGGAATTGTACGGTGCTCCCATCTATGTTCGCCATGAAGTGGTACATAACCGTTATGTGGTTGACAACCTGAGAAAGCGTGGCGCCATTTTTATTGAAGAAATTTCAGAAGTGCCTGATGGCGCTATTTTGATCTTCTCTGCCCATGGTGTTTCCCAAGCCATTCGTGCAGAAGCCCGCTCCCGTAATTTAACTATGCTGTTTGACGCGACCTGCCCGCTGGTCACCAAAGTTCATATGGAAGTCGCCAGGGCAAGTCGCAAAGGCAAAGAGGCGATTTTAATCGGGCATGCTGGTCATCCCGAAGTTGAAGGCACCATGGGGCAATACAATAACCCCAACGGTGGCATGTATCTGGTGGAATCACCGGAAGACGTATGGAAACTGCAAGTTAAGGATGAAAATAACCTCTGCTTTATGACCCAAACGACACTTTCTGTTGATGACACCTCAGAAGTGATTGATGCGCTTAATGCAAAATTCCCCAATATTATCGGTCCACGCAAAGACGATATCTGCTATGCCACAACTAACCGTCAGGAAGCCGTGCGTGATTTGGCATTAGGGGCTGATGTCGTGCTGGTGGTTGGTTCTAAAAACTCATCAAATTCAAATCGTCTGGCCGAACTGGCACAGCGCGTAGGCAAGCCTGCCTATTTGATTGATTCTGCCGAGGATATCCAAGCAGAGTGGATCACAGGTGTGAACGCCGTGGGTGTCACAGCGGGTGCATCGGCGCCTGATATTTTGGTACAACAGGTGATTGAACGCCTGAAAACTTTTGGCGCAGAAACAGTTAACGAACTGCATGGCCGAGAAGAAAATATCGTTTTTGAAGTCCCAAAAGAGTTACGGGTTGAAGTGAAAGAGGTTAATTAA
- a CDS encoding FAD-dependent oxidoreductase produces the protein MKSHYQVLIVGAGPVGLLLACRLKKNGIDVAVVEKRSSRSTHSKALSMNAASLALLRSLGVVERFELSGKEISDILIYWDQQRISHVDYRQLNSCYQHILAIPQPETERLLEEYFIELGGEIKRSVTLNAIDIGSNGIVIREVIFIKENNFSSIIQQNFDCCGLL, from the coding sequence ATGAAAAGCCATTATCAGGTATTAATTGTGGGTGCCGGTCCTGTCGGATTGCTACTAGCGTGCAGGCTGAAGAAAAATGGAATTGATGTGGCAGTGGTTGAAAAAAGATCTTCCCGCTCAACGCACTCGAAAGCACTATCAATGAACGCTGCCTCACTGGCTTTACTTCGTTCTCTTGGCGTGGTGGAGCGTTTCGAGCTGTCAGGAAAAGAGATAAGTGATATTTTAATTTACTGGGATCAACAGCGCATTTCACATGTCGACTACCGCCAGTTGAACAGTTGCTATCAGCACATTCTTGCCATTCCACAACCGGAAACTGAACGGTTACTGGAAGAATATTTTATTGAGCTGGGTGGAGAAATCAAACGTTCTGTTACGTTAAACGCAATTGATATTGGCTCCAATGGTATTGTTATAAGAGAAGTTATTTTCATAAAGGAAAATAACTTCTCTTCAATTATTCAACAAAATTTTGACTGTTGTGGTTTACTCTGA
- a CDS encoding MFS transporter: protein MREKPGVIWYLVLVALLDFIGLGMVVAIFPHMMISDAASLFPDGWDHQKKVIMLGVFLAIYPLGQFFGASILGKMSDIYGRRKMMLMTVAGTAIAFAISAYAVIESSAGLLLLSRLLAGMMAGNVAIAQASMADISTPGNKTKNLTMIQTALGLAWVIGPPTGGWLTNFSLGSFSGYMTPFVIMAAIFILLFIYTLVAYPDTLEKHTQEKINAFSGLVQIAKAYSHTELRTAFAVWTIFVAGWWLFESFLPAYLLDIYRFSSFQIGTFLASMGATYALFQYFVVRHVAKFAKPESMVRYSLVVSSLAVMAIPIVSNVIYLHILITLFVTSMGFALPGLISSISNLVPENEQGEIMGSISSIQALATLMVMLVGGFLDTTNIRVTVVGGGLLLLISWLLFVARLRAINRKEMREYEESQ, encoded by the coding sequence ATGAGAGAAAAACCAGGAGTTATTTGGTATCTGGTGTTGGTTGCGCTACTTGATTTTATCGGTTTAGGAATGGTGGTAGCAATATTCCCACATATGATGATTTCTGATGCTGCTTCACTATTCCCTGACGGCTGGGATCATCAAAAAAAGGTGATTATGTTGGGGGTTTTCCTTGCAATCTACCCTCTTGGCCAGTTTTTTGGTGCCTCCATACTGGGCAAAATGTCGGACATTTATGGCCGCAGAAAAATGATGCTAATGACTGTAGCGGGCACTGCAATAGCCTTTGCCATCAGTGCCTATGCGGTTATTGAATCATCGGCAGGGCTACTGTTGCTTAGCCGTTTGCTGGCCGGGATGATGGCGGGTAACGTAGCGATTGCACAGGCAAGCATGGCTGATATCAGCACACCGGGCAATAAAACTAAAAACCTCACCATGATCCAGACTGCATTGGGCCTAGCCTGGGTAATAGGACCACCGACCGGAGGTTGGCTAACCAATTTCTCTTTGGGGTCATTTAGCGGATATATGACGCCGTTTGTTATTATGGCAGCCATCTTTATTCTGTTATTTATTTACACGTTGGTTGCGTACCCCGATACTCTGGAGAAACATACTCAGGAAAAAATAAATGCCTTTTCTGGTTTGGTACAAATTGCGAAAGCCTACAGCCACACTGAGCTAAGAACCGCATTTGCTGTCTGGACGATTTTCGTTGCGGGTTGGTGGTTGTTTGAATCTTTCCTGCCCGCTTACCTGCTGGATATTTACCGTTTCAGTTCGTTTCAGATCGGTACGTTCCTCGCGTCAATGGGGGCAACCTACGCATTATTCCAGTATTTCGTCGTAAGACACGTTGCTAAATTCGCTAAACCTGAAAGTATGGTGCGATATTCACTTGTGGTGTCATCACTTGCGGTCATGGCAATTCCAATAGTTAGCAATGTTATTTATCTGCATATATTAATTACCCTTTTCGTCACCTCTATGGGCTTTGCATTGCCCGGCCTGATAAGCAGTATTTCAAATCTTGTGCCGGAAAATGAACAGGGCGAAATTATGGGGTCTATCAGTTCCATTCAGGCGCTAGCCACACTGATGGTCATGTTGGTGGGCGGTTTCCTTGATACCACTAATATCCGGGTAACAGTGGTGGGTGGCGGATTATTGCTGCTAATTAGTTGGCTACTTTTTGTGGCGCGCCTGAGAGCTATTAATCGCAAAGAGATGCGCGAGTACGAGGAATCCCAATGA
- the ileS gene encoding isoleucine--tRNA ligase, producing the protein MSDYKDTLNLPETGFPMRGDLAKREPDMLKRWYKEGLYQAIRKAKSGKKTFILHDGPPYANGDIHIGHSVNKILKDIVIKSKGLSGFDSPYIPGWDCHGLPIELKVEQIIGKPGEKFSAAEFRAECRKYAMTQVEAQKADFKRLGVLGDWDKPYLTMDFKTEADIIRALGRIIKNGHLLKGVKPVHWCTDCGSSLAEAEVEYYDKTSPSIDVRFTAVDADAVYAKFNVQPQGLPVSLIIWTTTPWTLPANRAIALGAEITYQLVKIDDECIILAAELVESVMQRAGITAWEVLSDCTGEALELLRFNHPFMSYDVPAILGDHVTLEAGTGAVHTAGGHGPDDYAISLKYGLEIANPVGPNGCYLSGTYPSLDGQFVFKANDIIVELLKEKSALLSLAKIQHSYPCCWRHKKPIIFRATPQWFISMDKNGLREQSLKEIKDVQWIPGWGQARIESMVENRPDWCISRQRTWGVPMSLFIHKETQEPHPRTVELIEEVAKRVEVDGIQAWWDLDTADLLGDEAADYTKAPDTLDVWFDSGSTHSSVVDARPEFNGNSADLYLEGSDQHRGWFMSSLMLSTAIKGKAPYRQVLTHGFTVDEQGRKMSKSIGNTVSPQDVMNKLGADILRLWVAATDYTGEIAVSDEILKRSADAYRRIRNTARFLLANLNGFNPEEHMVKAEDMVVLDRWAVGRAQAAQADILKYYEEYDFHSVVQRLMQFCSVEMGSFYLDIIKDRQYTAKSDGLARRSCQTALFHIAEALVRWMMPILSFTADEIWHELPGKRAQYVFTEEWYDGLFGLADGEDMNDTFWADLLTVRSEVNKVLEQARNDKHIRSSLEAAVTLYADAALAEKLNKLSDELRFVLLTSQVEVAAYAAADENAQQSEIAGLKVALRKADGEKCPRCWHYAKNVGQVAEHAELCGRCVTNVAGNGEERKFA; encoded by the coding sequence ATGAGTGACTATAAAGACACCCTGAATTTACCGGAAACAGGGTTCCCTATGCGCGGGGATTTAGCGAAGCGCGAACCAGATATGTTAAAACGTTGGTACAAAGAAGGTTTGTATCAGGCAATTAGAAAAGCAAAATCTGGCAAGAAAACGTTTATTTTGCATGATGGCCCTCCATATGCAAACGGCGATATTCATATTGGTCACTCAGTTAATAAAATTCTCAAAGATATTGTTATTAAGTCCAAAGGGCTGTCAGGCTTCGACTCGCCTTATATTCCAGGTTGGGACTGCCACGGTTTGCCTATTGAGCTCAAGGTTGAGCAGATTATCGGCAAGCCTGGGGAAAAATTTTCCGCCGCTGAATTTCGTGCTGAGTGCCGTAAATATGCCATGACTCAGGTCGAAGCACAGAAAGCGGACTTCAAACGTCTGGGGGTTCTGGGCGATTGGGATAAACCTTACCTGACCATGGACTTCAAAACTGAAGCTGACATCATTCGTGCGCTAGGCCGTATTATCAAAAATGGACACTTACTGAAAGGGGTAAAACCCGTTCACTGGTGTACTGACTGTGGTTCCTCCCTCGCCGAAGCGGAAGTGGAATACTACGATAAAACCTCCCCTTCCATCGACGTGCGCTTCACGGCTGTTGATGCTGATGCCGTGTACGCCAAATTTAATGTACAACCACAAGGTCTGCCTGTTTCTTTAATTATCTGGACCACCACCCCGTGGACATTGCCAGCAAACCGTGCGATTGCTTTGGGTGCAGAAATCACCTACCAATTGGTCAAAATCGATGATGAATGCATCATTCTGGCGGCTGAGCTTGTCGAGAGCGTTATGCAGCGCGCGGGTATCACTGCATGGGAAGTTTTAAGCGATTGCACAGGGGAGGCTCTGGAACTATTACGCTTCAACCATCCATTCATGAGCTACGATGTGCCTGCTATCCTCGGTGATCACGTCACGCTTGAAGCAGGTACAGGTGCAGTCCATACCGCGGGTGGTCACGGTCCAGACGACTACGCTATCAGCTTAAAATATGGTCTTGAAATCGCCAACCCGGTTGGGCCGAATGGCTGCTATCTCTCTGGCACTTATCCTTCTCTGGATGGACAATTTGTCTTTAAAGCCAACGACATCATCGTTGAATTGCTGAAAGAGAAAAGTGCATTACTGAGTCTGGCAAAAATCCAACACAGCTACCCGTGCTGCTGGCGCCACAAAAAACCCATTATCTTCCGTGCAACACCACAATGGTTCATCAGCATGGACAAAAATGGTTTGCGTGAACAATCGCTGAAAGAGATCAAAGATGTCCAGTGGATCCCAGGCTGGGGACAAGCACGTATCGAATCAATGGTAGAAAACCGTCCAGACTGGTGTATCTCTCGCCAGCGTACATGGGGCGTACCAATGTCTCTGTTCATTCATAAAGAGACACAAGAACCACATCCTCGTACCGTTGAATTGATCGAAGAAGTCGCCAAGCGCGTTGAAGTCGATGGCATTCAAGCCTGGTGGGATCTGGACACAGCAGACCTGCTGGGTGATGAGGCCGCAGATTACACCAAGGCGCCAGATACGCTGGATGTTTGGTTTGATTCAGGCAGTACCCACTCTTCGGTTGTGGATGCCCGTCCAGAATTCAACGGCAATTCAGCCGATCTGTATCTGGAAGGTTCTGACCAGCACCGTGGCTGGTTCATGTCTTCACTGATGCTGTCCACTGCGATCAAAGGCAAAGCCCCTTATCGCCAGGTTCTGACTCATGGTTTCACCGTTGATGAACAAGGGCGTAAAATGTCCAAATCCATCGGCAATACCGTCAGCCCGCAAGATGTGATGAACAAACTGGGGGCAGATATCCTGCGTTTATGGGTGGCAGCCACTGATTATACTGGTGAAATCGCTGTTTCTGACGAGATCTTGAAACGTTCGGCTGATGCTTACCGTCGTATCCGCAATACCGCCCGTTTCCTGCTGGCAAACCTGAATGGTTTCAACCCAGAAGAGCACATGGTAAAAGCGGAAGATATGGTGGTTCTGGATCGCTGGGCTGTCGGTCGTGCTCAGGCCGCACAAGCTGATATCCTTAAATACTATGAAGAGTATGATTTCCACTCTGTCGTTCAACGCTTGATGCAATTCTGTTCCGTGGAAATGGGCTCGTTCTATCTGGATATCATCAAAGATCGCCAATATACCGCGAAAAGTGATGGCCTTGCTCGTCGTAGCTGCCAGACTGCCTTGTTCCATATTGCAGAAGCCCTGGTTCGCTGGATGATGCCGATTCTGTCGTTCACTGCTGATGAAATTTGGCATGAATTGCCAGGCAAACGTGCTCAATACGTCTTTACCGAAGAGTGGTATGACGGATTATTTGGTCTGGCAGATGGCGAAGATATGAACGATACTTTCTGGGCTGATCTGCTGACAGTACGTAGCGAAGTGAACAAAGTTCTGGAACAGGCGCGTAATGACAAACATATCCGTAGTTCACTGGAAGCGGCTGTCACACTCTATGCCGATGCAGCACTGGCAGAAAAACTCAACAAACTGTCTGACGAACTGCGCTTTGTCCTGCTAACCTCTCAGGTTGAAGTTGCTGCTTATGCAGCCGCCGATGAGAATGCACAGCAAAGCGAAATTGCAGGCTTGAAAGTCGCCTTGCGCAAAGCAGACGGAGAAAAATGTCCACGTTGCTGGCATTATGCTAAAAACGTGGGCCAGGTGGCGGAACATGCTGAACTTTGCGGCCGCTGTGTGACTAACGTTGCCGGTAACGGTGAAGAGCGTAAATTTGCCTGA
- the dapB gene encoding 4-hydroxy-tetrahydrodipicolinate reductase, translated as MADTDIRVAIVGAGGRMGRNLIQAVQLLDGVTLGAALERSGSSLVGTDAGELAGIGKNGVMINDDLHQIIEQFDVLVDFTRPEGTLAYLSICRQHHKSMVIGTTGFDDAGKLAITEASREIPIVFAANFSVGVNLVLKLLEKAATVMGEYTDIEIIEAHHRHKVDAPSGTALAMGESIANALGRDLKTSAVYAREGYTGERDPKSIGFATIRAGDIVGEHTAIFADIGERVEISHKASSRMTFANGAIKAAMWLTGKNSGLYNMKDVLNLDKI; from the coding sequence ATGGCTGATACAGATATTCGCGTTGCTATCGTGGGCGCTGGCGGACGTATGGGACGCAATCTTATTCAGGCCGTCCAGCTGTTGGATGGTGTTACACTGGGCGCAGCATTAGAGCGTTCCGGCTCTTCATTGGTGGGAACCGATGCGGGAGAACTGGCAGGGATAGGTAAAAATGGTGTGATGATTAATGATGATCTGCATCAAATCATTGAACAATTTGATGTTTTAGTCGATTTTACGCGTCCTGAAGGCACATTAGCCTACCTCTCCATTTGTCGGCAGCATCACAAATCAATGGTCATCGGCACCACCGGTTTTGATGACGCCGGTAAACTAGCGATTACAGAAGCCTCCCGTGAGATCCCTATTGTTTTTGCCGCAAATTTTAGTGTTGGCGTTAATCTGGTACTCAAACTGCTGGAAAAAGCCGCCACAGTAATGGGGGAATATACCGACATCGAGATTATCGAAGCCCACCATCGCCACAAAGTGGATGCGCCATCAGGGACAGCGCTGGCAATGGGAGAGTCTATCGCCAATGCATTAGGCCGTGATCTCAAAACCAGCGCCGTTTATGCCCGCGAAGGCTATACCGGAGAACGCGATCCTAAAAGCATTGGATTTGCCACCATCCGGGCGGGCGATATTGTTGGGGAACATACAGCAATCTTTGCCGATATCGGTGAACGTGTAGAGATAAGCCACAAGGCTTCAAGCCGAATGACCTTTGCTAATGGCGCAATTAAGGCAGCAATGTGGTTAACAGGCAAAAACAGTGGTCTTTATAATATGAAAGATGTGTTAAATCTTGACAAAATTTAA
- a CDS encoding GNAT family N-acetyltransferase, producing MFRSKSFNTHQPLASGSLTRTQSFSEKWPSSVNVRASIVIKEVNPQEALAAMRQIREEMASNGWKCGDGDSEQKKWNSRFTRAHSILGGIGINAGQPVLGENASFFVAYFRGTPIGGLQLSSRDNTPTDFLKVNFLATHCGIRDCGVLLIEQAVNKSQQLGKNGNLKLRAVIDAVPAYMKMGFVVTESYMELRPIESNDKWKYDGITNTYRYKFI from the coding sequence ATGTTTAGATCAAAATCTTTTAATACTCATCAACCTTTAGCATCTGGCTCTTTAACCCGAACACAATCCTTTTCAGAGAAATGGCCAAGCTCAGTCAATGTAAGAGCATCTATCGTTATTAAGGAGGTTAATCCACAAGAAGCGTTAGCTGCAATGCGTCAGATAAGAGAAGAAATGGCGAGTAATGGTTGGAAATGTGGTGATGGTGATAGTGAGCAAAAAAAATGGAATAGTCGGTTTACTAGAGCACATAGTATATTGGGTGGCATAGGAATAAATGCAGGACAACCTGTACTAGGAGAGAACGCATCATTTTTTGTTGCTTATTTTAGGGGGACTCCCATAGGGGGATTACAGCTGTCTTCACGTGATAATACCCCCACTGATTTTCTTAAAGTTAATTTTTTAGCCACTCATTGCGGTATTCGAGATTGTGGGGTTTTACTAATTGAACAGGCAGTAAATAAATCGCAACAATTGGGGAAAAACGGTAATCTAAAACTTCGAGCAGTAATTGACGCAGTGCCGGCATATATGAAGATGGGATTTGTTGTGACAGAATCTTACATGGAATTACGCCCGATTGAGAGCAATGACAAATGGAAATATGATGGGATAACTAATACTTATAGATATAAGTTTATCTAA